The Ovis aries strain OAR_USU_Benz2616 breed Rambouillet chromosome 11, ARS-UI_Ramb_v3.0, whole genome shotgun sequence genome window below encodes:
- the KIF2B gene encoding kinesin-like protein KIF2B: protein MANQLFLPVTPRLSSLTPVKPHFGHLQAGISVAIQRTDGRIHLAVVTEVKRDNAWVTVEWAEKGVKKGKKVALETIFLLNPALALAGPAQGRASRSVSLAPPSFIGDQRTAARWAGKLPQRNETPSGDSLAVRVPSSPCLMTQRKSACLREIEKLQKQRERRRRLQREIRTQRARDADTGNAHYEIRRLIEECRRRLRGGQSFGPEPRDGRRICVCVRKRPLNRQEATREDLDIVTIPSDNVVMVHESKQKVDLTRYLENQTFCFDHAFDDTASNELVYQFTAQPLVESIFRHGMATCFAYGQTGSGKTHTMGGGFSGRDQDCSKGIYAMVVQDVFLLLKTSAYEKLDLKVYGTFFEIYGGKVYDLLNWKKKLQVLEDGNQQIQVVGLQEQEVCCVEDMLNLVELGNSCRTSGQTSVNAHSSRSHAVFQIILKSRGKLHGKFSLVDLAGNERGADTAKANRKRQLEGAEINKSLLALKECIRALGQNKSHTPFRASKLTQVLRDSFIGQNSSTCMIATISPGMASCENTLNTLRYANRVKEITLNLRPRHRCLYPAEREMPRVLENHIRNSELSLQGDEFIRIPCLQSEEEEETEEIKALSSPLVDTTISWKEASQLPDNKIQETSDVVNCDVDFCIAQLLSILEKKIDTLTEIQRKLKLLQADLQKESRHGEVNGERSDLK, encoded by the coding sequence ATGGCCAACCAGTTATTCCTCCCTGTCACCCCGCGCCTCTCGTCCTTGACGCCTGTGAAGCCGCACTTCGGACACCTCCAAGCGGGCATCAGCGTGGCGATCCAGCGCACCGACGGGAGAATCCATCTCGCAGTGGTCACAGAGGTCAAACGGGACAACGCTTGGGTAACGGTAGAGTGGGCCGAAAAAGGAgtcaaaaaaggcaaaaaagttgCTCTAGAGACCATATTCCTGTTGAATCCAGCTCTGGCCTTGGCTGGGCCTGCGCAGGGCAGGGCTTCGCGCTCTGTGTCTCTGGCGCCCCCTTCTTTTATCGGGGACCAGCGCACAGCCGCGCGGTGGGCTGGGAAGCTCCCCCAGAGAAACGAAACGCCCTCGGGGGACAGCCTGGCCGTGAGAGTTCCCAGCAGCCCTTGCCTGATGACGCAGCGGAAATCTGCCTGCCTACGAGAAATTGAAAAACTGCAGAAGCAGCGCGAGAGGCGCCGACGGCTGCAGCGCGAGATTCGCACCCAGCGCGCCCGAGACGCCGACACCGGAAACGCCCACTACGAGATCCGGCGCCTGATCGAGGAGTGCCGCCGGCGCCTGCGCGGGGGCCAGAGTTTCGGCCCCGAGCCGCGGGACGGCCGCCGCATCTGCGTCTGTGTGAGGAAGCGGCCTCTCAACCGGCAGGAGGCCACGCGGGAGGACCTAGATATTGTCACCATCCCCTCGGACAACGTGGTCATGGTGCACGAGTCCAAGCAGAAGGTGGACCTCACTCGCTACCTAGAGAACCAGACCTTTTGCTTCGACCACGCCTTCGACGACACCGCCTCCAACGAGTTGGTGTATCAGTTTACTGCCCAGCCGTTGGTTGAGTCCATCTTCCGGCATGGCATGGCCACGTGCTTTGCCTATGGACAGACAGGCAGCGGGAAGACGCACACTATGGGCGGAGGCTTTTCGGGAAGGGACCAAGATTGTTCTAAAGGCATTTATGCCATGGTGGTGCAGGATGTTTTCCTCTTACTGAAAACTTCCGCTTATGAAAAGCTGGACCTCAAAGTCTATGGGACGTTTTTTGAGATTTATGGGGGAAAGGTGTATGACTTGTTGAACTGGAAGAAGAAGCTGCAAGTCCTTGAGGATGGCAATCAACAGATCCAGGTAGTCGGGCTGCAGGAGCAGGAGGTGTGCTGTGTGGAGGACATGCTGAACCTCGTGGAACTAGGGAACAGTTGCCGGACTTCAGGACAGACATCAGTCAATGCCCACTCTTCCAGGAGCCACGCAGTGTTCCAGATCATTTTAAAGTCTCGAGGGAAACTGCATGGCAAGTTTTCCCTTGTTGACTTAGCTGGGAATGAGAGAGGAGCAGATACTGCCAAGGCCAACCGGAAAAGACAGCTGGAAGGAGCAGAGATTAATAAAAGTCTCCTGGCACTCAAAGAATGCATCCGAGCTTTGGGTCAGAACAAGTCTCATACCCCATTCAGAGCCAGCAAGCTCACACAGGTGCTCCGGGACTCCTTTATAGGCCAAAACTCGTCCACTTGCATGATTGCTACTATCTCTCCAGGGATGGCCTCTTGTGAAAATACCCTCAACACTTTAAGATATGCAAATAGAGTAAAAGAAATAACTCTAAATTTAAGGCCTCGCCATCGTTGTCTTTATCCTGCTGAACGTGAAATGCCAAGAGTGTTGGAAAATCACATTAGAAATTCAGAACTGTCCCTTCAGGGGGATGAATTTATTAGAATACCTTGCCTACagagtgaggaggaggaagagactgAAGAAATTAAAGCGCTATCCTCTCCATTAGTGGATACGACAATTTCTTGGAAGGAAGCAAGCCAATTGCCAGATAATAAAATCCAGGAGACATCTGATGTGGTAAACTGTGATGTTGACTTTTGCATTGCCCAGTTATTGtccattttggagaagaaaatagataCTCTGACTGAGATTCAAAGGAAACTGAAATTATTACAAGCTGACCTTCAAAAGGAGAGCAGGCATGGTGAAGTCAATGGTGAGAGATCAGATCTGAAATGA